The following coding sequences are from one Manis pentadactyla isolate mManPen7 chromosome 13, mManPen7.hap1, whole genome shotgun sequence window:
- the LOC118931260 gene encoding olfactory receptor 2T29-like isoform X1, whose protein sequence is MDNTTWMAENSTWMAPKSGWSEFILMGIFNQSQHPALLYVVIFMVFLMALSVNSILIFLIRSETRLHTPMYFFISQLSLMDVTYISVIVPKMLVDWVTGVNTISAPECGMQMFLYLTLVGSEFFLLAAMAYDRYAAICHPLCYPVLMNHRVCLLLVSGCWFLGSVDGFMLTPVTMTLPFCRSREIHHFFCEVPAVMKLSCSDTSLYETLMYLCCVLMLLIPVTIISCSYGFILLTIHRMNSAEGWKKAFATCSSHMTVVTLFYGACVYTYMLPSSYHTPEKDMVVSVFYTILTPVLNPLIYSLRNKDVTGALKKMLRVGPVFQETIK, encoded by the coding sequence ATGGACAACACCACCTGGATGGCTGAGAACAGCACCTGGATGGCCCCCAAATCTGGGTGGTCAGAGTTCATCCTGATGGGAATCTTCAATCAATCCCAGCATCCAGCTCTCCTTTATGTGGTCATTTTCATGGTTTTCCTGATGGCCTTGTCTGTAAATAGCATCCTGATCTTTCTGATACGCTCTGAGACccgcctccacacccccatgtactttttcatcaGCCAGTTGTCTCTCATGGATGTGACGTACATTTCCGTCATAGTGCCTAAGATGCTCGTGGACTGGGTCACGGGTGTGAACACGATCTCAGCCCCCGAATGTGGGATGCAGATGTTCCTCTATTTGACACTGGTAGGTTCAGAATTTTTCCTCCTGGCcgccatggcctatgaccgctatgcagCCATCTGCCATCCTCTCTGTTACCCTGTCCTCATGAACCACAGGGTGTGTCTCCTTTTAGTGTCTGGCTGCTGGTTCTTGGGATCCGTGGATGGCTTCATGCTCACCCCTGTCACCATGACCCTCCCCTTCTGCAGATCCCGGgagatccatcatttcttctgtgaggtCCCTGCTGTGATGAAACTCTCCTGCTCAGACACTTCTCTGTATGAGACACTCATGTACCTCTGCTGCGTCCTCATGCTGCTCATCCCTGTGACCATCATTTCATGCTCCTATGGTTTCATCCTCCTCACCATCCACAGGATGAACTCGGCAGAGGGCTGGAAGAAGGCCTTTGCCACCTGCTCTTCCCACATGACTGTGGTCACACTCTTCTATGGGGCTTGCGTCTACACCTACATGCTCCCCAGTTCCTACCACACCCCTGAGAAGGACATGGTGGTGTCTGTCTTTTACACCATACTCACTCCTGTGCTAAACCCATTAATCTATAGTCTCAGAAATAAGGATGTCACAGGAGCTCTAAAGAAAATGTTGAGGGTGGGACCTGTCTTTCAGGAAACTATAAAGTAA
- the LOC118931260 gene encoding olfactory receptor 2T29-like isoform X2 codes for MSGNHITLNYEFILMGIFNQSQHPALLYVVIFMVFLMALSVNSILIFLIRSETRLHTPMYFFISQLSLMDVTYISVIVPKMLVDWVTGVNTISAPECGMQMFLYLTLVGSEFFLLAAMAYDRYAAICHPLCYPVLMNHRVCLLLVSGCWFLGSVDGFMLTPVTMTLPFCRSREIHHFFCEVPAVMKLSCSDTSLYETLMYLCCVLMLLIPVTIISCSYGFILLTIHRMNSAEGWKKAFATCSSHMTVVTLFYGACVYTYMLPSSYHTPEKDMVVSVFYTILTPVLNPLIYSLRNKDVTGALKKMLRVGPVFQETIK; via the exons ATGTCAGGAAATCACATAACCTTGAACTATG AGTTCATCCTGATGGGAATCTTCAATCAATCCCAGCATCCAGCTCTCCTTTATGTGGTCATTTTCATGGTTTTCCTGATGGCCTTGTCTGTAAATAGCATCCTGATCTTTCTGATACGCTCTGAGACccgcctccacacccccatgtactttttcatcaGCCAGTTGTCTCTCATGGATGTGACGTACATTTCCGTCATAGTGCCTAAGATGCTCGTGGACTGGGTCACGGGTGTGAACACGATCTCAGCCCCCGAATGTGGGATGCAGATGTTCCTCTATTTGACACTGGTAGGTTCAGAATTTTTCCTCCTGGCcgccatggcctatgaccgctatgcagCCATCTGCCATCCTCTCTGTTACCCTGTCCTCATGAACCACAGGGTGTGTCTCCTTTTAGTGTCTGGCTGCTGGTTCTTGGGATCCGTGGATGGCTTCATGCTCACCCCTGTCACCATGACCCTCCCCTTCTGCAGATCCCGGgagatccatcatttcttctgtgaggtCCCTGCTGTGATGAAACTCTCCTGCTCAGACACTTCTCTGTATGAGACACTCATGTACCTCTGCTGCGTCCTCATGCTGCTCATCCCTGTGACCATCATTTCATGCTCCTATGGTTTCATCCTCCTCACCATCCACAGGATGAACTCGGCAGAGGGCTGGAAGAAGGCCTTTGCCACCTGCTCTTCCCACATGACTGTGGTCACACTCTTCTATGGGGCTTGCGTCTACACCTACATGCTCCCCAGTTCCTACCACACCCCTGAGAAGGACATGGTGGTGTCTGTCTTTTACACCATACTCACTCCTGTGCTAAACCCATTAATCTATAGTCTCAGAAATAAGGATGTCACAGGAGCTCTAAAGAAAATGTTGAGGGTGGGACCTGTCTTTCAGGAAACTATAAAGTAA